A stretch of the Pelotomaculum isophthalicicum JI genome encodes the following:
- a CDS encoding helix-turn-helix domain-containing protein yields the protein SLTTKTLPVDNINVTVTVQGNFKEMVDDAEKQILRHVLDSCGGDRKKASRKLGIGRTTLWRKLSEIND from the coding sequence ATTCCTTAACGACGAAAACGTTACCAGTAGATAATATTAATGTTACCGTCACTGTTCAAGGAAACTTTAAAGAAATGGTTGATGATGCGGAAAAGCAGATTTTAAGACACGTTTTGGATTCTTGTGGGGGGGATCGCAAAAAAGCATCCCGGAAGTTGGGGATAGGACGAACCACTTTGTGGCGAAAACTTTCGGAAATTAATGATTAA